Within Methanoculleus horonobensis, the genomic segment ACCACGGGACGCTCATCATCGGCCACGACCACCCGGCGATCGAGATCGATATGGCCCGGTTCCCCTGCTTCCTCTATGGCCGAGCCGTGGCCCGCGGGAGGGATATCATCGTATTGCCCGCATTCAATCCGCTCTCCCCCGGCGTCATGATCAACTATGTAAAGAGCCGGGACTTCCTCTCGCCCATCCTCCGCCGCGTGGATGCAGGAAGCCTCCAGCCGGTGGTGGAGGTCGACGGCGAGGCGGTCGTCCTCCCGCCGCTCGCCGGCATCCGGCGGTTCGCGTGAAGAGAAGGGGGAAGAGGCTCAGACAACTTTCCGGTACAGACCGATATCGAGCGGCCCGGCAAACAGGGGCCCCGCTCTCTCCCCGAAGCCTTTGAAGTGCGCCGTCTCGTTGTGGGAGTCGATTGCGGCCCGATCCTTCCAGACCTCGATGAACGCGAACTTCGCGG encodes:
- a CDS encoding putative quinol monooxygenase, encoding MITIVARCSIQSGKSDEFMEIARDLVDASRREDGNISYDLYVDLADPAKFAFIEVWKDRAAIDSHNETAHFKGFGERAGPLFAGPLDIGLYRKVV